The following coding sequences lie in one Flavobacterium sediminis genomic window:
- a CDS encoding DUF4403 family protein → MKPFFIFALLSVLIVLCLTACSSASPKIEAIKPLPSDNTPMVYTNKTSFISLPVEITLKDIEKQLNKNLKGLIYNDSILKDDNCELKIWKSDPITLEEENGVILSKLPLKIWTRIKYGTDFLGLNDTREIYLDGVLTLKSKAHLTNWKLTTTSAIDDFEWNESPAIVIAGKKIPITYIINPTLSYFKKTIAQQIDKAIDETCDFKPHVFDALDKISEPFLVHEAYETWFTVIPVELYVTEARLKDKQITLDMGLKCNLQTMIGQKPMKQFDRNSVILKPVSKMPDKVSLALAGVSTYESASKVLTKNFKGQEFSSGKRKVVVQKVDLWEKDNKLIISLSLTGSITGDIYLTGYPSYNSATQEIYFDQLDYILSTKSVLLKSANWLAQSTILRKIQENCRYSIKENLEEGKQNLSPYLNNYSPMSGIYVNGNLNDFEFEKIELTNKAIIAFLSTTGKIRIKIDGLD, encoded by the coding sequence ATGAAACCGTTTTTCATCTTTGCTTTACTAAGTGTTTTGATAGTACTTTGCCTTACAGCCTGTAGTAGTGCTTCTCCTAAAATAGAAGCTATAAAGCCACTTCCTTCCGACAATACTCCTATGGTTTACACCAATAAGACATCTTTTATTTCCCTTCCGGTAGAAATAACGTTAAAAGACATCGAAAAACAACTAAACAAGAACCTGAAAGGATTGATCTATAATGATTCTATTTTAAAAGATGATAATTGCGAATTAAAGATCTGGAAGTCAGATCCCATAACTTTAGAAGAAGAAAATGGTGTTATCCTGTCAAAACTTCCTTTAAAAATATGGACCAGAATAAAATACGGCACCGACTTTTTAGGTTTAAACGATACTCGTGAAATCTATCTGGACGGGGTCTTGACCTTAAAAAGCAAAGCCCATTTAACCAATTGGAAATTAACTACTACTTCTGCTATAGATGATTTTGAATGGAATGAAAGTCCGGCTATTGTAATTGCAGGAAAGAAGATCCCTATAACTTACATTATTAACCCTACGCTTAGTTATTTTAAAAAAACTATTGCTCAGCAAATTGACAAAGCTATTGATGAGACCTGTGATTTTAAACCTCACGTTTTTGATGCTTTAGACAAGATCAGCGAACCTTTTTTGGTTCATGAAGCATACGAAACATGGTTTACAGTTATTCCTGTTGAATTATATGTTACTGAAGCCCGTTTAAAAGACAAACAGATTACTCTTGACATGGGGTTAAAATGCAATTTACAAACCATGATAGGTCAAAAACCGATGAAACAATTTGACCGCAATTCAGTTATTCTGAAACCGGTAAGCAAAATGCCGGACAAGGTTTCTCTGGCTTTAGCCGGCGTTTCAACTTATGAAAGCGCTTCAAAGGTACTGACTAAAAACTTTAAAGGACAAGAGTTTTCTTCCGGGAAACGAAAAGTGGTTGTTCAAAAAGTAGACCTTTGGGAAAAAGATAACAAACTGATCATTTCCTTAAGTTTAACCGGTAGTATTACCGGAGACATTTATTTAACAGGCTATCCAAGCTACAACTCTGCTACCCAAGAAATCTATTTTGACCAATTAGACTATATCTTAAGTACCAAAAGTGTTCTGTTAAAATCGGCCAATTGGTTAGCACAAAGCACTATTCTGCGAAAAATTCAGGAAAACTGCCGTTATTCTATTAAAGAGAATCTGGAAGAAGGCAAACAAAACCTAAGCCCTTATTTAAACAATTATTCCCCTATGTCGGGAATATATGTCAACGGAAACTTAAATGATTTTGAATTCGAAAAGATCGAACTAACAAATAAAGCTATAATTGCATTCTTATCTACAACAGGAAAAATCAGAATTAAAATAGACGGACTAGATTAA
- a CDS encoding TolC family protein yields the protein MLKKIALLLLVPLALQAQDKKWTLQECVMHALENNISVKQALINWETAKVDKLEAVGNFLPTLNGSASYNVNTGANINPTTNQFENSTFKSFSASANSQINLFNGLANWKRLQRAKLNNIAYQYRLNKMKDDVALNVANGYLQILLQKEQVKVLENQILLTKENHKRTSELIEAGQLPAGDIFEIEATLASQEQQLIAAQNTLVFAKVGLAQLLLIEDYVDFDIADETFTPELSQVFDQTPDAIYQKARDVVNDIKVAQSNFDLAAKDLSIARAAYYPRISGFLGYNTRWSESQVLSFREQLYLLDGTAIGLQLTVPILNGFSTRASVKRAKLSKLNNEFLLKQSELDLEQNVYQAYNDAISAQKTYLAAQKTLEARKSAYEFSQERYDIGMMNGYDFMQSKTNFDNAQADLIRAKYDYIFRTKILEFYFGIPIIQNN from the coding sequence ATGCTAAAAAAGATAGCCTTACTTTTATTAGTACCCCTGGCATTACAAGCACAAGACAAGAAGTGGACACTTCAGGAATGTGTGATGCATGCCTTAGAAAACAATATATCAGTAAAACAAGCTCTGATTAATTGGGAGACAGCAAAGGTGGATAAATTAGAAGCAGTAGGTAACTTCCTGCCAACGCTTAATGGTAGTGCAAGTTATAATGTAAATACAGGAGCTAATATTAATCCTACGACAAACCAGTTTGAAAACAGTACGTTTAAGTCCTTTTCAGCCAGCGCTAATTCACAGATAAATTTGTTTAACGGATTGGCTAACTGGAAAAGATTGCAACGTGCCAAACTGAATAACATTGCCTATCAATACCGTTTGAATAAAATGAAGGATGATGTGGCACTGAATGTTGCGAATGGCTACCTCCAGATTTTGTTACAAAAGGAACAGGTGAAAGTGTTGGAGAACCAAATTTTGCTAACCAAAGAAAATCATAAAAGAACATCGGAATTAATAGAAGCCGGACAATTACCTGCCGGAGACATTTTTGAGATCGAAGCAACATTGGCTTCCCAAGAACAACAATTAATTGCCGCTCAAAATACTTTGGTCTTTGCAAAAGTGGGTTTAGCCCAATTGCTGTTGATTGAGGATTATGTGGATTTTGATATTGCAGATGAAACATTTACCCCTGAATTGTCTCAGGTGTTTGACCAAACACCGGATGCCATTTATCAAAAAGCAAGAGATGTTGTAAATGATATAAAAGTAGCACAGTCTAATTTTGATCTGGCTGCAAAAGATTTAAGTATAGCAAGAGCTGCTTATTATCCAAGGATATCAGGCTTTTTAGGGTATAATACACGTTGGTCTGAAAGTCAAGTGTTGAGTTTCAGGGAACAGTTATATTTATTAGACGGTACAGCAATAGGTCTTCAATTGACAGTTCCTATTCTGAATGGTTTTTCTACCAGAGCATCTGTAAAAAGAGCTAAATTAAGCAAGTTGAATAATGAGTTCCTGCTGAAGCAATCCGAATTGGACTTAGAGCAAAATGTGTATCAAGCCTATAATGATGCTATAAGCGCTCAAAAAACATATTTAGCGGCTCAAAAAACTTTAGAAGCGCGTAAGTCGGCTTATGAGTTTTCACAGGAACGTTACGATATCGGAATGATGAACGGTTATGATTTTATGCAGTCTAAAACCAATTTTGATAATGCTCAGGCTGATCTGATCAGAGCAAAATACGATTATATCTTTAGAACCAAAATTTTAGAATTTTATTTCGGAATACCTATAATTCAAAATAATTAA
- the tsaB gene encoding tRNA (adenosine(37)-N6)-threonylcarbamoyltransferase complex dimerization subunit type 1 TsaB: MATILNIETATKNCSVSLAKDGKTIGIKEIATEQFSHAEKLHVFIEELLKETQLTFKDLDAVAVSKGPGSYTGLRIGVSTAKGLCYALDLPLISVDTLEILANALTVTSGVIVPMIDARRMEVFSAVFNTGKRKIRDTQAEIIDVDSYREISEDIHLIGDGAQKLQETLTASKFIYHPEIVYPSTQEMSFLSFEKYKKSDFEDVAYFEPYYLKDFVLNK; encoded by the coding sequence ATGGCGACTATTCTAAACATAGAAACAGCTACTAAGAACTGTTCGGTTTCTTTGGCAAAAGACGGAAAAACAATCGGGATAAAAGAAATCGCGACAGAGCAGTTCTCTCATGCCGAAAAATTACATGTTTTTATTGAAGAGCTTTTAAAAGAAACACAACTGACATTTAAAGATCTGGATGCAGTAGCCGTAAGCAAAGGCCCGGGGTCTTATACCGGTTTACGGATTGGGGTTTCAACCGCTAAAGGCTTGTGTTATGCTTTAGACTTGCCGCTTATTTCAGTTGATACTTTAGAGATACTGGCAAATGCTCTTACAGTGACATCCGGAGTAATTGTACCTATGATAGATGCCAGACGAATGGAGGTGTTCTCTGCCGTTTTTAATACCGGAAAAAGAAAGATCAGAGATACTCAGGCCGAAATTATTGATGTGGATTCGTATCGGGAAATCTCAGAAGATATTCATTTGATAGGAGATGGAGCTCAAAAATTACAGGAAACATTAACAGCTTCTAAATTTATATACCATCCTGAAATAGTTTATCCATCAACCCAAGAAATGAGCTTTTTGTCTTTTGAGAAATACAAAAAAAGCGACTTTGAAGATGTCGCTTATTTTGAACCGTATTATTTAAAAGATTTTGTTTTAAATAAATAA
- a CDS encoding mechanosensitive ion channel family protein, giving the protein MEIEKWLTKIIELGTEYGLRLFGAFLIWFVGNWIIKKLIAGSRKLMQKRELEESLQKFLLDLLSWLLKILLILAILAKLGVETTSFAAILASAGLAVGMALQGSLGNFAGGVLIMIFKPFKIGDLIEAQGETGVVKEIEIFTTKLIGLSNKEIIIPNGVLSNGNIINYNTEGTRRVDLIFGVSYDANIKDTKEVLMNVLTAHPLVLKDPKPTVNVLELADSSVNFAVRPWCNTTDYWTVYFDVMENTKLALDAAGIEIPYPHQVEIKKN; this is encoded by the coding sequence ATGGAAATTGAAAAATGGCTAACTAAGATCATTGAATTAGGTACAGAGTACGGACTTAGGTTATTTGGTGCTTTTCTGATATGGTTTGTAGGAAACTGGATTATAAAAAAACTAATTGCCGGCAGCAGAAAGCTCATGCAAAAACGAGAATTAGAAGAAAGCCTTCAAAAGTTCTTACTCGATTTACTAAGCTGGCTTCTAAAAATACTATTGATCTTAGCCATATTAGCAAAATTAGGCGTTGAAACCACTTCATTTGCCGCTATATTAGCTTCTGCAGGTTTAGCTGTCGGTATGGCATTACAAGGCTCATTAGGCAATTTCGCCGGCGGTGTTCTGATTATGATTTTTAAACCTTTTAAAATAGGGGATTTGATTGAAGCTCAAGGTGAAACCGGAGTTGTAAAAGAAATCGAGATCTTTACTACTAAACTTATCGGTTTATCGAATAAAGAGATTATTATTCCTAACGGAGTTCTGTCAAACGGAAATATTATAAATTACAATACTGAGGGTACCCGAAGAGTGGATCTGATCTTCGGAGTAAGCTATGACGCTAATATCAAAGACACAAAAGAAGTCCTAATGAACGTTTTAACCGCACATCCGCTTGTTCTAAAAGACCCTAAACCAACTGTTAATGTATTAGAACTGGCTGATAGCTCCGTAAACTTTGCCGTTAGACCTTGGTGTAATACGACCGACTACTGGACTGTTTATTTTGATGTTATGGAAAACACAAAACTGGCTCTTGATGCTGCCGGAATTGAAATCCCGTATCCTCATCAGGTTGAGATCAAGAAAAACTAA